A window from Mycobacterium botniense encodes these proteins:
- a CDS encoding MCE family protein — protein MTSHRGLGSDLLPETDRADEPVGSSPRLHLGAREYARPLAGLVTIAAVLAIVAVAADLFQGGFTPAVPVTVIAPRAGLVMNPDAKVKMHGVQVGKVASIQPLPNDQAALHLAMDPSQLDLIPANVLVDIASTTVFGAKFVRLVPPAKPSPQPLRAGQVLDGKHVTVEINTVFQQLTSVLSRVEPEKLNETLGALASALAGRGHKIGQMLNDLDALLIKLDPSRPALNHDLAVAPNVLNAYADAAPGLMKTADNTTRVSQTIVDEQHNLDALLMSAIGLADIGNQVLGDNKKRLADVVHLLLPTTDLLNEYHEALTCGLGGAVVLTKQPPPRDPGITLLLGFDFGAERYRYPGDLPRVAAKGGPQCTDLPKLPFEGHAPFVVADVGSNPFKYGNQFLMWNSDLIKEWLFGPLDGPPRNTMQIGQPG, from the coding sequence GTGACCAGTCATCGTGGTCTGGGCTCTGACCTCTTGCCCGAAACTGACAGAGCCGATGAACCGGTCGGGTCGTCGCCGCGGCTGCACTTGGGCGCTCGCGAATACGCACGTCCGCTGGCGGGCCTGGTGACCATTGCGGCGGTGCTCGCAATCGTGGCGGTGGCCGCGGACCTTTTCCAGGGTGGCTTTACCCCGGCAGTGCCGGTAACCGTGATCGCGCCACGGGCTGGTTTGGTGATGAACCCTGACGCCAAGGTGAAGATGCACGGCGTGCAGGTAGGCAAGGTCGCCTCTATTCAGCCGCTGCCCAACGATCAAGCCGCCCTTCACCTGGCGATGGATCCCTCGCAGCTGGACCTGATTCCGGCCAATGTGCTGGTCGACATCGCATCGACAACGGTATTCGGCGCCAAGTTTGTCCGGTTGGTGCCACCTGCGAAGCCCTCACCGCAGCCGCTGCGCGCAGGTCAAGTTCTCGATGGCAAGCACGTCACGGTCGAAATCAATACGGTTTTCCAGCAGCTCACGTCGGTGCTATCCAGGGTTGAACCGGAGAAACTCAACGAAACGCTGGGCGCACTGGCGTCGGCACTGGCCGGCCGGGGCCACAAGATCGGCCAGATGCTCAACGATCTTGACGCGCTTCTTATCAAACTGGATCCGAGCCGCCCCGCGCTCAACCATGATCTTGCGGTCGCCCCAAACGTGCTCAACGCCTACGCCGATGCGGCACCGGGACTGATGAAAACGGCAGACAACACGACGCGGGTGAGCCAAACCATCGTTGACGAGCAACACAACCTGGACGCGCTGCTGATGAGCGCGATTGGTTTGGCCGACATCGGCAACCAGGTGTTGGGCGACAACAAGAAACGGCTAGCCGACGTCGTGCATCTGCTGCTGCCCACAACCGATCTGCTCAACGAGTACCACGAGGCTCTGACCTGCGGTCTCGGGGGTGCCGTGGTGTTGACCAAGCAACCGCCACCGAGAGATCCGGGCATCACCCTATTGCTCGGATTCGATTTCGGCGCAGAGCGTTATCGGTACCCGGGCGATCTGCCCAGGGTGGCGGCCAAAGGCGGCCCACAGTGCACCGACCTTCCGAAACTGCCCTTCGAAGGGCATGCGCCGTTTGTTGTCGCCGACGTGGGCTCCAACCCCTTCAAGTACGGAAACCAGTTCCTGATGTGGAACTCCGACCTCATTAAAGAGTGGCTATTCGGGCCCCTTGACGGGCCGCCGCGCAACACTATGCAGATCGGCCAACCCGGATGA
- a CDS encoding MCE family protein: MSSSTQSTIIKFGVFAAVMAVLTTFLFFIFGQYQTGTTNGYSAVFADVSRLKSGDSVRVAGIRVGTVNSVTLRPDKKVVVKFDAGRNIVLTDGTRAAVRYLNLVGDRYLELLQGPGSTKRLPVGAQIPLDHTSPALDLDLLLGGLKPVIQGLNARDVNALTSSLIQVFQGQGGTLESLLSKTSSFTNALADNKEVIQHTIDNVNAMLAAIDKEGGRFSTTVDRLQQLATELAADRDPIGAAIDALDKGTTSVADLLTTARPPLSGTVAQLNRLAPLLDQDKARLDAALQKAPENYRKLMRAGSYGSWINWYICELSWRATDMQNRTVVAPWFRQEGGRCADA, translated from the coding sequence ATGAGCAGTTCAACGCAGTCGACAATCATTAAATTCGGGGTCTTCGCAGCCGTCATGGCGGTGCTGACCACTTTCCTGTTCTTTATCTTCGGCCAGTATCAAACCGGCACGACCAATGGATACTCGGCGGTTTTCGCGGACGTGTCACGGCTGAAATCCGGAGATAGTGTTCGAGTGGCAGGGATTCGCGTAGGCACTGTCAACAGCGTCACGCTGCGGCCTGACAAGAAAGTCGTAGTGAAATTCGACGCCGGTCGCAACATCGTGCTCACCGACGGCACCAGGGCGGCGGTTCGCTATCTGAATTTGGTAGGCGATCGGTATCTCGAACTGTTGCAGGGGCCAGGATCAACCAAACGGCTGCCAGTCGGGGCGCAGATTCCCCTTGATCACACTTCACCGGCATTAGATCTAGACCTGCTGCTCGGCGGGCTCAAACCGGTCATCCAGGGCCTGAATGCGCGTGATGTGAATGCGCTCACGTCGTCGCTGATTCAGGTGTTTCAGGGGCAGGGCGGAACTTTGGAGTCGTTGTTGTCTAAAACATCGTCGTTCACCAACGCCTTAGCGGATAACAAGGAAGTGATCCAACACACGATCGACAATGTGAACGCGATGCTCGCGGCGATCGACAAGGAGGGTGGCAGGTTCTCTACCACGGTCGACCGGCTGCAACAGCTGGCCACCGAGCTTGCAGCAGACCGTGATCCGATCGGCGCCGCGATCGACGCCCTGGACAAGGGAACCACGTCGGTTGCCGACTTGCTGACCACGGCGCGGCCACCGTTGTCCGGCACTGTAGCTCAGCTAAACCGGTTGGCGCCGTTGCTCGATCAGGACAAGGCCCGGTTGGATGCTGCACTGCAGAAGGCGCCGGAAAATTACCGGAAACTGATGCGTGCGGGCTCCTACGGCAGCTGGATTAACTGGTACATCTGCGAACTGAGCTGGCGTGCAACAGACATGCAGAACCGCACCGTAGTGGCGCCCTGGTTCCGACAAGAAGGTGGGAGGTGCGCCGATGCTTAG
- a CDS encoding MCE family protein has translation MLRYRGAHLVRAGFIGVVLAVLVIAVGLQPSRLLSLATAVRYQAVFSEAGGLAVGNAVTVSGIKVGSVTGVSLHRGDVWVTFSVKGNVPLGSDTTAHIRTGTLLGERVLTLESAGARTLHPLDVIPIERTSSPYSLVDAVSEFTASASGTDTAALNQSLDTLSKTIDQIAPQLGATFDGLTRLSQALNSRNENLGDLLKHASDVTSILSQRSQQVNALILNANDLLAVLVQRRKAIVDLLTHTSAVGKQLSGLVHDNEEKLAPTLDKLNSVTAVLEKNRDNIAKALPRLSKYQITLGEAVASGLFYQAFVPNQEPMQLLQPFLDYLWGFRTFDTAPGRGPGFPSPMPRALFPWPYNGIPGGSR, from the coding sequence ATGCTTAGGTATCGCGGCGCTCACCTCGTGCGGGCCGGTTTCATCGGGGTTGTCCTGGCGGTACTGGTCATAGCCGTGGGTCTGCAGCCCTCGCGGCTGCTGTCGTTGGCAACCGCCGTCCGCTACCAGGCAGTGTTTTCCGAAGCGGGTGGCCTGGCCGTGGGCAACGCCGTGACGGTGTCAGGGATCAAGGTCGGATCGGTGACAGGTGTCTCGTTGCACCGCGGTGACGTCTGGGTGACCTTCAGCGTCAAGGGAAATGTCCCGCTGGGCTCGGATACCACCGCGCACATCCGGACCGGCACGCTGCTCGGTGAGCGGGTGCTGACCTTGGAGTCTGCCGGTGCCCGCACACTACATCCGCTGGACGTCATCCCGATCGAGCGCACATCCTCGCCGTATTCGCTAGTCGACGCGGTCAGCGAGTTCACCGCCAGTGCCTCCGGGACCGACACCGCAGCGCTGAACCAGTCGCTCGACACCCTCTCGAAAACAATCGACCAGATCGCACCGCAACTGGGAGCAACGTTCGACGGGCTGACCCGCTTGTCCCAGGCCCTCAATAGCCGCAACGAAAATCTGGGTGATCTTCTCAAGCACGCCAGTGACGTCACGAGCATTCTGTCGCAACGCAGCCAACAGGTGAACGCTCTCATCCTGAACGCCAACGATCTGCTCGCCGTGCTGGTGCAACGACGGAAAGCGATTGTCGATCTGCTGACGCACACTTCAGCGGTCGGTAAACAGTTGAGCGGCTTGGTGCACGACAACGAGGAGAAACTGGCGCCGACTTTGGACAAACTCAACTCAGTGACCGCGGTTTTGGAGAAGAACAGGGACAACATCGCCAAAGCGCTGCCCCGCCTGTCGAAATACCAGATCACCCTTGGCGAGGCAGTTGCCAGCGGCCTGTTCTACCAGGCCTTTGTGCCAAACCAGGAACCCATGCAGCTGTTGCAGCCGTTCCTGGACTACCTGTGGGGCTTCCGCACGTTTGATACTGCGCCCGGTCGCGGTCCCGGGTTTCCGTCGCCGATGCCGCGGGCGTTGTTTCCGTGGCCCTACAACGGTATTCCGGGAGGCTCACGATGA
- a CDS encoding MCE family protein — MMSRKKLAAAAGIVLVGLIAAAAAVIVRETFSRPTTITAYFTTATAIYPGDEVRVAGVKVGRVVAIQPEGTRAKMTLHVNRDVPIPADAKAVIVAQNLVAARYVQLTPAYRSSGPKMTNGAVIPVDRTAVPVEWDEVKAQLMRLATDLGPNSTVSTPSMARFIDSASDALAGNGDKLRQTLAQLSGVGRILASGSGNIVDIVKNLQTFVSALRDSNVQIVQFQDRFATLTSVLNESRSDLDAALSDLSAAVAEVQRFIAETRDKTSEQIVRLADVTQNLVEHRMDIENILHVAPNAFANYYNIYNPDTGMQDGVFVINQLSNPVHLICTSLEAVENVTAPESGKLCAEYLGPGLRLLNFNYLPMPTNYWLAKAADPQNVIYTDPALVPCHPHMEACEGGLNGTTPTPPETAPAVSAYTGLPGDTPGANWPPPVAPGPPAPAPALPGAPAPTTAPDVLLPAERPSP, encoded by the coding sequence ATGATGTCGCGGAAGAAACTCGCGGCCGCAGCCGGAATCGTTTTGGTCGGGCTTATCGCCGCGGCGGCGGCGGTTATCGTGCGTGAGACGTTCTCGCGCCCGACAACGATTACCGCCTATTTCACTACCGCCACCGCGATTTACCCCGGCGACGAGGTACGGGTCGCAGGTGTCAAGGTCGGCCGCGTAGTGGCTATCCAACCGGAGGGGACGCGCGCCAAAATGACTTTGCACGTCAACCGTGACGTGCCCATTCCGGCCGATGCCAAAGCGGTGATCGTCGCCCAGAATCTGGTCGCCGCGCGCTATGTGCAGCTCACTCCGGCCTACCGGTCGAGCGGCCCAAAGATGACCAACGGGGCTGTGATCCCGGTCGACCGGACGGCCGTGCCGGTCGAGTGGGATGAGGTGAAAGCCCAACTAATGCGGCTGGCAACCGATTTGGGTCCCAACAGCACGGTGTCGACCCCTTCGATGGCTCGGTTCATCGACAGTGCTTCCGACGCGCTGGCCGGCAACGGTGACAAGCTGCGCCAGACGCTGGCTCAACTGTCCGGAGTGGGGCGGATTCTGGCCAGCGGCAGCGGCAACATCGTCGACATCGTCAAGAACTTGCAGACCTTCGTTTCCGCACTGCGCGACAGCAACGTCCAGATCGTGCAGTTCCAAGACCGCTTCGCCACGCTCACCAGCGTGCTCAACGAGAGCAGATCCGACCTGGATGCGGCGCTGAGCGACCTTTCGGCGGCCGTCGCCGAGGTGCAGCGCTTCATCGCGGAAACCCGTGACAAGACCAGCGAGCAGATAGTGCGGTTGGCCGATGTCACCCAAAACCTAGTCGAGCACCGGATGGACATCGAAAACATCCTGCACGTCGCACCGAACGCGTTCGCGAACTACTACAACATCTACAACCCCGATACCGGCATGCAAGACGGCGTTTTCGTGATCAACCAACTTTCGAATCCGGTACACCTGATCTGCACGTCGCTTGAGGCTGTCGAAAACGTCACCGCGCCCGAATCGGGAAAGCTGTGCGCTGAATATCTCGGCCCGGGGCTGCGGTTGCTGAACTTCAACTACCTGCCTATGCCGACCAACTATTGGCTGGCAAAAGCGGCAGACCCGCAAAACGTCATCTACACCGACCCGGCGCTCGTCCCTTGCCACCCTCACATGGAGGCCTGTGAAGGCGGGTTGAACGGCACGACCCCAACTCCGCCCGAGACCGCGCCCGCAGTATCGGCGTACACCGGGCTGCCCGGTGACACTCCCGGGGCGAACTGGCCGCCTCCCGTGGCGCCGGGCCCGCCCGCGCCGGCCCCGGCACTACCTGGCGCACCCGCGCCGACGACGGCGCCGGACGTATTGCTGCCCGCGGAAAGGCCATCGCCATGA
- a CDS encoding MCE family protein, translating to MGSSVLLITTGCAYHGLNSLPLPGAVGRGAGAQIFHVEIANVGTMESNSPVMINDVVVGSVGKMTVRGWHADVEVAVRPDVVVPANAVARVAQTSLLGSMHLELNPPPGQPPTGRLKPGATIPLNKSSTYPSTEQTLSSLSVVVNAGGLGQIGDIIHNVDAVLSGHERETRDLLTRLDTFVGTFDDQRDNIIATIKELDRVATTFAAQRDVITEALRKIPPALDVLLRERPRIITALDKLRVFSDTATGLINDTQADLVKNLQNLAPTICSLAEVGPDLDAALAYTTVFPYGQNLIDRGFKGDYFNVFVVIDVTRARLKSQTFMGTHWQQEDLEWVPAPGDPGYDAYYAKNGNGDGSSGLPRTPPPPDRCRPETVVPVASSGGR from the coding sequence ATGGGGTCGAGTGTGCTGCTCATTACGACAGGATGCGCCTACCATGGTCTTAACTCGTTGCCACTTCCCGGGGCGGTGGGACGAGGAGCGGGGGCTCAAATTTTCCACGTCGAGATCGCCAACGTTGGCACGATGGAGTCAAATTCGCCCGTCATGATCAACGACGTCGTGGTCGGCAGCGTTGGCAAAATGACGGTGCGGGGTTGGCACGCCGATGTCGAAGTCGCAGTGCGGCCTGACGTCGTGGTCCCCGCGAACGCGGTGGCCAGGGTCGCACAGACCAGCCTGCTGGGTTCGATGCATCTGGAGCTCAACCCGCCGCCGGGTCAGCCGCCGACCGGAAGGCTCAAGCCCGGTGCCACCATTCCGCTGAACAAGTCGTCGACCTACCCGTCGACCGAGCAGACCCTGTCGTCATTGTCGGTGGTCGTCAACGCTGGGGGACTCGGGCAAATCGGCGATATTATCCACAATGTCGACGCCGTCTTGTCGGGGCATGAGCGTGAGACCCGGGATCTCCTGACCCGGCTTGACACGTTCGTTGGCACGTTTGATGATCAGCGGGACAACATCATCGCGACCATCAAAGAATTAGACCGCGTTGCAACGACATTCGCGGCGCAGCGGGACGTCATCACCGAAGCCTTACGCAAGATTCCACCCGCGTTGGACGTCCTCCTGAGGGAACGGCCACGGATAATTACCGCATTGGACAAACTGCGCGTGTTCAGCGACACCGCGACGGGTCTTATCAACGATACCCAGGCCGACCTGGTGAAGAACCTGCAAAACTTGGCGCCGACAATTTGCTCGCTCGCCGAGGTTGGCCCCGACCTCGACGCCGCTTTGGCCTACACAACCGTGTTCCCGTATGGCCAAAACCTCATCGATCGAGGCTTCAAGGGCGATTATTTCAACGTCTTCGTCGTCATTGACGTGACCCGCGCCCGGCTCAAGTCACAAACGTTCATGGGAACCCACTGGCAGCAGGAGGACCTCGAGTGGGTACCGGCGCCGGGCGACCCGGGCTATGACGCGTACTACGCGAAGAACGGAAACGGTGACGGCTCCAGCGGACTTCCGCGCACACCGCCCCCTCCGGACCGCTGTAGACCGGAGACTGTCGTGCCGGTGGCGTCCTCCGGAGGTCGCTGA
- a CDS encoding MCE family protein — MLTRFVRIQLTIFTITSIIGVLVMIFSYLQVPTLLGIGRVTVTLELPDTGGLYRFSNVTYRGVQIGKVTAVQLTRYGAKATLSLADSPKIPADLQAEVHSISAVGEQYVDLRPRTDSPPYLRDGSVIPMRETTIPQQVGPMLDQVSALINSVPEEKLSALIDSSFASFSGSGYDLGSIFDSSARVAADANSVSDRTRALFDDTKPLLDSQAQTADSIRLWARSLAGVTEQVATDDTQVRRLLQTGPGAADEAARLLDQVKPTLPVLLANLTTIGQIGVTYHPSLEQLLVLLPPVIADLQVASPSNNYIGLPSGGFHFAIADPPACTVGFLPPSQWRSPADTTTVDTPDGLYCKLPQDSPIAVRGARNYPCMGHPGKRAPTVEICNSDKPFEPLAMRQHVLGPYPLDPNLLSQGVPPDDRITFNDRIFAPTQGTPLTPPQNIPSPPKLPPPPSMEPLGPGHPAGAPPLGAPGNPAVPRSPAVPENHAPPLLPSGNEASLPPLESLAPMDSPDAMTPVPVAPRTSTSVPPPSAAPSAAPSSFEPSGSGDAPSVAVTEYNPRTGSYLGSDGHIYRQSDLVTPADHKTKTWKDLILPRHA, encoded by the coding sequence ATGCTCACACGATTCGTCCGAATCCAGCTGACCATCTTTACGATCACGTCGATCATCGGTGTGCTCGTGATGATCTTCTCCTACCTGCAGGTACCCACCCTGCTGGGCATTGGCCGGGTCACCGTCACGCTTGAGCTACCCGACACAGGGGGACTCTACCGCTTTTCCAACGTCACCTACCGCGGCGTACAGATCGGCAAGGTCACCGCAGTGCAGCTGACCCGTTACGGAGCAAAAGCAACGCTTTCCCTTGCTGACTCGCCGAAGATTCCGGCGGACTTGCAAGCCGAGGTGCACAGCATCTCCGCGGTGGGCGAACAATACGTCGATCTTCGCCCGCGCACTGATTCGCCTCCCTATCTGCGCGACGGTTCGGTGATACCGATGCGAGAGACCACGATTCCACAACAAGTTGGCCCGATGCTGGACCAGGTCAGCGCGTTGATCAACAGCGTCCCCGAGGAAAAGCTGAGCGCGTTAATCGACAGCTCGTTTGCGAGTTTCAGCGGATCCGGATATGACCTGGGGTCGATTTTCGACTCGTCAGCCAGGGTCGCCGCCGACGCTAACAGCGTATCCGACCGCACCCGAGCATTGTTCGACGACACAAAGCCACTGCTGGATTCACAAGCTCAAACCGCCGACTCGATCAGACTGTGGGCGCGCAGCCTCGCCGGCGTGACCGAGCAAGTAGCCACCGACGACACCCAGGTGCGGAGGCTCCTACAGACCGGACCGGGAGCAGCCGACGAAGCGGCGCGACTGCTTGACCAAGTCAAGCCGACCCTTCCGGTGTTGCTGGCCAACCTCACCACCATCGGCCAAATCGGTGTGACCTACCATCCCTCGCTCGAGCAACTTCTGGTGTTGTTGCCGCCGGTTATCGCCGACCTCCAGGTAGCTTCGCCGAGCAACAACTACATCGGCCTGCCGTCAGGCGGTTTCCACTTCGCGATTGCCGACCCGCCAGCGTGCACGGTCGGCTTCCTGCCGCCCAGCCAATGGCGGTCACCGGCCGATACGACTACGGTGGACACCCCGGACGGACTGTACTGCAAACTGCCTCAGGATTCACCGATCGCCGTCCGCGGTGCCCGCAACTACCCCTGCATGGGTCACCCCGGTAAGCGTGCGCCGACCGTCGAAATATGCAACAGCGACAAGCCGTTCGAGCCGTTGGCCATGCGACAGCATGTTTTGGGGCCTTACCCACTGGATCCGAATCTGCTCTCGCAGGGCGTTCCGCCCGATGACCGGATCACCTTCAACGACCGGATTTTCGCGCCGACCCAGGGAACGCCGCTAACCCCACCGCAGAATATACCCTCACCACCGAAATTGCCTCCGCCCCCGTCGATGGAACCCCTGGGACCCGGCCACCCGGCGGGCGCACCTCCGCTGGGAGCGCCCGGTAATCCCGCCGTCCCCCGGTCGCCAGCGGTGCCAGAGAACCACGCGCCGCCATTACTACCATCCGGTAACGAGGCCAGTCTGCCACCGCTGGAGTCGCTGGCGCCGATGGATAGTCCTGACGCCATGACGCCGGTGCCGGTAGCTCCCCGGACGTCCACTAGCGTCCCGCCGCCGAGCGCGGCGCCGTCTGCGGCCCCAAGCTCGTTCGAACCCAGCGGTTCTGGGGATGCCCCCTCGGTGGCCGTCACCGAGTACAATCCCCGCACCGGATCGTATCTCGGATCCGACGGCCATATCTATCGGCAGTCAGATCTGGTTACGCCGGCGGATCACAAAACCAAAACGTGGAAAGACCTGATCTTGCCGCGCCATGCCTGA
- a CDS encoding twin-arginine translocation pathway signal: MTIRQRRRVDDANDVAVDEDHDAAKPASGEHSAPGRVISRIRPAIEFSRRWVLRSLAHWHAIVLTTAVVATVGLAVALFFFQYRPNQQTDGAAAQHVIKAASDGTVAVLSSSPETIDNDLKVANSHLTGNFLRYFNDFGRQFLAPAVRQHRVKASASVLRAAVVDLHPDSAVVLLFIHQTTTSSDKPEPVLTTNSVRVTLKKVNGDWLISKFEPE; encoded by the coding sequence ATGACCATCCGGCAACGACGACGAGTCGACGACGCCAACGACGTGGCTGTCGACGAGGACCACGATGCTGCCAAGCCGGCGTCGGGCGAGCACTCGGCGCCGGGGCGCGTGATAAGCCGCATAAGGCCCGCAATAGAGTTCAGTCGGCGCTGGGTGCTCAGGTCACTCGCGCACTGGCACGCCATCGTACTGACGACGGCGGTCGTGGCGACAGTGGGACTTGCCGTCGCCCTGTTCTTTTTCCAGTACCGCCCCAATCAGCAGACGGACGGGGCGGCGGCACAGCACGTAATCAAGGCTGCATCTGATGGCACGGTGGCGGTTCTGTCATCCTCGCCGGAGACCATTGACAACGATTTGAAGGTCGCAAATTCACACCTGACCGGAAACTTCTTGCGGTACTTTAACGATTTCGGTCGGCAGTTCTTGGCGCCAGCTGTCCGGCAACACAGAGTGAAGGCGTCCGCGAGCGTGCTGCGCGCCGCAGTGGTGGACTTGCATCCGGACTCGGCCGTCGTTCTGCTGTTTATCCACCAGACCACCACCAGCAGTGACAAACCGGAGCCGGTATTAACCACGAACAGTGTGCGAGTGACACTGAAAAAAGTCAACGGAGACTGGCTGATCTCGAAATTCGAGCCGGAGTAA
- a CDS encoding cytochrome c oxidase subunit 3 codes for MWAFVLFEALVFTSYFIVYMICRTQNPELYLRSQAQLNLRAGVFETLVLLMSSWSMARCVQASRAGMFHSAFRNALATIFFGAVFLVSKVSEWAAYVRRGFGFSTNEFFVHYFFLTGIHLLHLLIGFVALGVVVYQLRSSARRSQELVETGATYWHTVDFLWVVIFALLYIVR; via the coding sequence ATGTGGGCGTTTGTTCTCTTCGAAGCGCTAGTTTTCACTAGCTATTTCATCGTCTATATGATCTGTCGTACCCAAAATCCCGAGCTTTACTTACGATCTCAGGCACAACTCAATCTGCGCGCCGGCGTCTTCGAAACGCTCGTTTTGTTGATGAGTTCTTGGTCAATGGCACGATGCGTTCAGGCCTCCCGTGCCGGGATGTTTCACTCGGCTTTTAGAAACGCTTTGGCCACCATCTTTTTCGGTGCGGTCTTCCTCGTTTCGAAGGTGTCCGAATGGGCCGCATACGTCCGTCGTGGATTCGGGTTCTCCACCAACGAGTTTTTCGTGCACTATTTCTTTCTCACCGGGATCCACCTCCTGCACCTGTTGATCGGCTTCGTCGCTCTGGGTGTTGTCGTGTATCAGCTGCGCAGTTCTGCGCGGAGATCGCAGGAGCTTGTCGAAACGGGTGCCACCTACTGGCACACCGTCGACTTCTTGTGGGTCGTGATCTTCGCATTGCTCTATATCGTGAGGTGA
- a CDS encoding cytochrome C oxidase subunit IV family protein, whose product MDTGFRKRLLVVWLALSAITLAYLWVGSVDPARAARPSAVVTTSAILMAVIKVRIIFREFMEVRHAPAVLCRLTDAWVVLMAVSLLASYFTGMAIWR is encoded by the coding sequence GTGGATACCGGGTTCAGAAAAAGGCTGCTCGTGGTCTGGCTTGCTCTTTCGGCGATCACGTTGGCCTATCTGTGGGTGGGTTCAGTGGATCCCGCTCGGGCGGCGCGGCCCAGTGCTGTGGTCACGACCAGTGCGATCCTGATGGCAGTGATTAAGGTACGCATCATCTTCCGGGAGTTCATGGAAGTACGGCACGCCCCGGCCGTGCTCTGCCGGCTCACCGATGCCTGGGTGGTGCTTATGGCCGTGTCCCTGCTGGCGAGCTACTTCACGGGCATGGCGATCTGGCGATGA
- a CDS encoding TetR/AcrR family transcriptional regulator gives MLAVRPDGVADPSQRRASLRQARSRQTKRALLQAAVALWRANGYAHTTVADICRAAGVSKALFYFYFPRKEDVLFEIGVLSTQAAHRTAHQLLQKPYEVPQVIAAALASLERSMRRNPRELIIETILEGYRQEHRILAAGRQLEGTALIFAELFEKAQADGKIPAHVDVHHLANVAQSLVSEGARHWAAGEYGERSFTDVVARDISAFLAGVSAQASNDG, from the coding sequence GTGTTGGCTGTTAGACCAGATGGCGTTGCTGACCCAAGTCAGCGGCGTGCTTCCCTTCGGCAAGCACGTTCGCGCCAGACCAAGCGCGCACTGCTGCAGGCCGCCGTCGCACTGTGGCGCGCGAACGGCTACGCACACACGACGGTTGCCGATATCTGCCGAGCGGCCGGAGTGTCCAAAGCGCTGTTCTACTTCTACTTCCCGCGCAAAGAAGACGTGCTCTTCGAGATTGGTGTGCTGTCCACCCAGGCCGCCCACCGCACGGCCCACCAACTGCTGCAAAAACCCTACGAGGTGCCCCAGGTCATCGCGGCCGCCCTCGCCAGCCTGGAACGCTCAATGCGGCGTAACCCGCGGGAACTGATCATCGAGACGATTCTGGAGGGCTATCGCCAGGAGCACCGGATACTCGCCGCTGGACGGCAGCTTGAGGGCACTGCGCTGATCTTCGCCGAACTATTCGAAAAAGCCCAGGCCGACGGCAAAATCCCCGCCCATGTCGACGTGCACCATCTGGCCAATGTAGCCCAGTCTTTGGTCAGTGAGGGTGCCCGGCACTGGGCCGCAGGTGAATACGGAGAGCGGTCGTTCACCGACGTTGTAGCGCGCGACATTAGCGCATTCCTCGCAGGTGTCAGCGCCCAAGCCAGCAATGATGGCTGA
- a CDS encoding nuclear transport factor 2 family protein, with protein sequence MEDDRAHIATVLIRYATGIDRRDWPLFRSCWTAEIDADYDTIGHFSTADEITGAMKKIHTNMGPTYHRMSNFVIAADGDQATVRSYVHAVLMVTADDPNNWVDAIGHYDDVLVRTAEGWRIRSRISRTARILTAGQVPMPIAGQS encoded by the coding sequence ATGGAGGATGACCGAGCGCACATCGCCACGGTGCTGATCCGCTACGCCACCGGCATCGACCGGCGCGACTGGCCGCTGTTCCGTAGCTGCTGGACTGCCGAGATCGACGCCGACTACGACACCATCGGCCACTTCTCGACCGCCGACGAGATCACCGGCGCCATGAAGAAGATCCACACGAACATGGGACCGACATATCACCGGATGTCGAATTTCGTGATCGCCGCCGACGGGGATCAGGCAACGGTGCGGTCCTATGTGCATGCGGTTCTGATGGTGACGGCCGACGATCCCAACAACTGGGTCGACGCGATCGGGCACTACGACGACGTTTTGGTCCGCACCGCCGAGGGTTGGCGCATCCGCAGCCGGATCTCACGCACCGCCCGGATACTGACCGCAGGCCAGGTGCCCATGCCAATCGCAGGGCAGTCATGA